Proteins encoded together in one Lathyrus oleraceus cultivar Zhongwan6 chromosome 5, CAAS_Psat_ZW6_1.0, whole genome shotgun sequence window:
- the LOC127081425 gene encoding zinc finger BED domain-containing protein RICESLEEPER 2, with product MARDGGGTSNLIKHSLKCGGRGNGSSYPPLDQEKYREKISEVIDGSLDRIRLCVKYIRGSEARKLKFASCLEQLSNVTSKQVRQDLPIRWNSTYLMLETAIGQREAFTLLSDIDPYFDCLSNEEWDKVKTIADFLKPFYDITVFFSGSTYPTANLYFSGVWRIHMKIKEVACVDHSEFEKQNQLCCMARRMENFFDKYWNSYSVVLSFAVILDPRYKLQFVEWCYVRLSGSEGVQVAKLILDKLKAFFQEYLKSSNETTASSIQRSIRGSPNIPSNDLQDFGTYETNEGKYLKLSILARDLLSIPITTVASESAFSIGGRILDKYRSALIPENVEALLCTHDWLCGTPVEPPCSQCLKRVNIDNTIEAPIIAIEFVIDPAAPASGPGAGDNEGLRSWAEATVAAKTNTKRKEKNFIVVDDDAIVKL from the exons ATGGCTAGAGATGGTGGTGGCACTTCAAATTTGATAAAACATTCGCTGAAATGTGGTGGAAGAGGGAATGGATCTTCTTATCCTCCACTTGATCAAGAAAAGTATAGGGAAAAGATTTCTGAG GTAATAGATGGATCTTTGGATAGAATTAGATTGTGTGTGAAATACATAAGAGGCTCAGAGGCTCGAAAATTAAAGTTTGCATCTTGTTTAGAGCAACTCTCAAATGTGACTTCTAAGCAAGTTCGTCAAGACTTGCCTATTAGGTGGAATTCCACTTATCTGATGCTTGAGACTGCTATAGGTCAACGAGAAGCTTTTACCCTCCTAAGTGATATTGATCCCTACTTTGATTGTTTATCAAACGAGGAGTGGGATAAGGTAAAAACCATAGCTGATTTTTTGAAGCCATTTTATGATATCACAGTTTTTTTTTCGGGTAGCACTTATCCAACCGCCAACCTCTATTTTAGTGGTGTGTGGAGAATTCATATGAAAATCAAGGAAGTTGCATGTGTTGATCATAGTGAGTTTGAAAAACAAAATCAATTATGTTGCATGGCTAGAAGAATGGAGAATTTTTTTGATAAATACTGGAATTCTTATAGTGTTGTTCTATCATTTGCTGTCATCTTAGATCCTAGATATAAGTTGCAGTTTGTTGAGTGGTGCTATGTGAGGTTGTCAGGTAGTGAGGGAGTACAAGTTGCAAAGTTGATTTTAGATAAGTTGAAAGCTTTTTTTCAAGAATATCTCAAGTCCTCAAATGAGACAACCGCTTCATCTATACAAAGGTCAATTAGAGGTAGTCCAAACATTCCCTCAAATGACTTACAGGATTTTGGGACTTACGAAA CAAATGAGGGTAAATATCTCAAACTTTCTATATTGGCACGTGACCTTTTGAGCATTCCAATTACTACAGTTGCATCAGAATCAGCATTTAGTATAGGTGGACGTATACTTGACAAGTATCGAAGTGCTCTTATACCTGAAAATGTTGAAGCATTATTGTGTACACATGATTGGCTTTGTGGAACTCCAG TGGAACCACCTTGTTCTCAATGCTTGAAAAGGGTTAATATTGATAACACAATCGAAGCTCCAATCATAGCCATCGAATTTGTAATAGATCCGGCAGCTCCGGCATCAGGACCTGGTGCCGGAGACAACGAGGGACTGAGGTCTTGGGCTGAGGCTACGGTGGCTGCAAAGACAAACACAAAAAGAAAGGAGAAGAACTTCATTGTAGTAGATGATGATGCCATTGTGAAACTGTAG